DNA from Elaeis guineensis isolate ETL-2024a chromosome 2, EG11, whole genome shotgun sequence:
TTGCAGCCTTAGATTTCCCATTACAAAAtgtattaaaaagaaaaaaaaaaaaaggatgaccTAAATTTCCTAAAATTTAGGAGAAGGTTATCAGGTGCATGTCTTACACTAAACTCATATGCATGTAACAGTACAACTTATAGGGCTCTATATAGTTACCAGTTCACCTGGCATCATGTTATGAAGCTTTTACCAGGTCAATATGGTACATTCATCAACAAGGCATTTTGTGACTAGGCCACGTGCAAAAATGTAATAGGATTAACAATATGACCATGAATTTAGCAAATAacactagtattttttttttagatttcacCAAAAATGACTGATTGTGATGAAATTTCATATAATAGTCATCAACAAAATGAGCAGCAGCTGTTCGTTGGTAGTAATTCCAGCTGCAGAAAGGTAagataaaaattcaaaaagttcACTGTATTATATATTATGAATATATCCAGAAATATTTATAGTTCTTACTGCCCAAGAACAAGACCTAGAATTGTATGGTTAGAATATAATGGATTTGCAGAAGCCTAGGAAGATACACCTGTACTGTTCTGGATCCTCCTTTAAGGCCTGGATATATGCACTGAAGATGGCATCTCGATCATCATTGCCAGGATATCCTTCCATCAGCTGCTCAAATACAGTCACAAAGCCAAGTGCAAAGACAGCATCATATTGATAAGTTCTTTTGTACCTCATTAGATGATGCTGTACAAGGAGTTCTTGCAATACACTATTGTATATGCTCGGAATGGGGCGCTTGTATGACTTGAGAAAATTTAACTTTGTTTCTGCTACAGTAGGTGGCACATCTGGAAAttaaagggaaaagaaaagaaaagaacagatAATGAAAATTCAACCAGCTCTACAAGAACAGAACACGAAGCTAATTAATGAAAGATAACAAAGTATATGTTCAAAATAACCAATTTCTGTTCATGTATCAAGAATCATTCTATTGCATGGTCTATTATGACCCAACTGCATTTATGGAACCCAACTCTTTTACAGAACTTCAGACATTGATTAAATGGGGGGAAGAAAAGGTGAATGTGGTGCAATTTATGGAATGTTCAATGAAAGGGCTAACAAGTGAAAAAGAAATATTGTTAATTACATTTCTATACAATTAAAAAACAACAGAACAGAAAGCCAAGTGATTGGAGCACAATTTAGCTTCTAAGAAGAATTTTCACTTCATCATACTCTTTATAACACAATCATTATCATCCTCAAAAgagaattattttcaataaatacttcaaagatgagagcttattatacaataataaagaaaaataatttctaGACAAGGGCAAGTAGAAACAAGTTGGATATATGGGTTCCACAAAACATGTTGAGGTACTCAATTTAGTTAACAGGCAAATAAAGGTGCAGCCATATTTGTGCAGAAGTACATGCAATGAACAGCACCATACCTTCTTTAAGACAATACACTATTCCATTAGTCCATAAGTTACAGGCCGATCTTGCAGCCAGCATTACTACCGAGAGACCCCAGAGGCCCAGACCGTCATCTACAACCTTTAGGGTTGTATTTAGAATATATTAGCATGTACTTTATATCTATTGTCTCTAACTACCTCCTAAAATATCTGTTTTAAAGAAGCCTCTAAATTTATTTAGCTTCTCACCATCACAAGAAGAGTCCGAACTTGCCTTACATGGGAAGGAAACAGGAGTTTGAAATGATCTACTTGCTGGATCAATTTTTGACTAAATGACTCGGTGCATTCCGTTTAGTTTTTAAGTACCCTCGATAGAAGGGGCTCTCAGTATGAGTATGTGCATCGCTAAACTCAAGTCTAAGCCCATTATATTGGCAACTTAAATATTAAGCTCAAGTCTAAAGACAACCTAATTATAGTCTACAATGAGTACAAGAATGCAGAAAGAAGACAATTATAGGAAGGGCTTTGTTATCCTGTGATATGGGCCAGAAAAATTAGCCTATACACAATGTGGCTTGCACATTTAAGTTTTTGGATTTTAGGGTTCTGACATGTTCCTGCACTTGGATATAATATGCAATGGCATAGTGCTGCTCATGAAATTGAATTGTCATACCAAAATTAGCCAGAAGTGTTGGATCTTTGGAACACCCATATCCTGCGTCCTGTCAAAGGATACTTTAAAGCATGTGTCATATCCAATTATTTTAGGTAAAGAATTTCACTGAAAAATTCAACTCGGTCTAGCAtcagagctttttttttttgctttttacaTGTATCAACTGTATCGAAGATTAATTTGCAGGGGGGGAGAAAAAGATGTATGGTAGTATTCTAGTGTCAAGTTTTCTGATGTTGAAGTGTCAAACACTTTGGGACACTTGAAAGTGATGATAACAATCTATGACGTGTTGCTTTGAAGGTAACAAAAAAGGAGACCACATGATCTATAAAGATTATAGCTATATTTGGGAAAAGATTGAGGTGCCAATTTGAATGACGTTGTATCTGTTATCTGCATCATTCTCATATTTACTTTCATGATAAGGGGTGCAGAGCTCTGTACCATCTGTATGAATCATATAATTCTGCATCAAAGCAATATTATGCACTTGTATTTGCTGATACATTCTGATACCAGCTGATGTCGCAATTTTCCATTCTAATTCtatggaaaggaaaaaagaaaagaaaaggaaaacacTTATTTCTGCAGTGTACCAATTGTTAAAACTAAAGCTAAGCCATAAGCCCATAATACACAAGCTTTTTAAGAGCTTCTTGTGGTACTGGCACAACTCAATGCGGACCACATGGCCATGCTCAGGCAAGGGCAATGAAGTTCAGTAAACATGCAGCAGGAGTTCAATCCCTAAGGACAAGTTTACCAAGCTGTAGTTCATATTGGGCACAGGTTCGATTGATATGCAACTCAGTCCTAGCCTGAGGCCTGAGTGCAGCTTGACTTGAGCAGAGGCACTATGGTGTGTGCCTCCACGATATGAAAGGTGCAAAATCTAGCAACCTACTGCCCGATACACTTCTCAACATGCCGCTTGCATGCAATGCCAATGTGTCAATTGTTTTTGGCAGAAACTTCATCGTTTTCAGCAGCCATGAATTTGATGTTGTTCTTGAACCGTAAGATTCTATATGCTGTTCTGTAGCTGAGCAAAAGTTGACAAAGATTCAGCTCGAGTAGATTCCGAAAAGGAGGATTTTCTCCtattctagattatttctctattACCTTATTTGGTCGGAAGAAGAGGTCAATAACTTGTCCAGAACCTTTGATCTTTTGAACAGCAATCAAACCCTATTCTGAAATATCAAAATACCAACCCTCTTCCAATCGAACATAAAGAACGTAACGTACTGACCCAAAAATTGACACAACCACGGGAGAAAATTTCGAAGCCAAAAACTTGGGATCTAAACATAAAAATCTCGGCTAAGAAAAAGACACCGCAATTCGAATAATACTGACTCACCCAGAATTTCAGAAAGATTTCAACCAAAACAATCAAACTCTACCggaatactataatttttttttcaaaatttctatcAATAAACCATAAAAATCAACAGAAAAATCCCTGATCGCTGCGACCACGTACTTGATCCTCGAATAAATCACAAATTTCTGAGCATAAAGTGGAAAAGCTCACCGCTTGAGGCGGCCAGGCACCGGACAGCCATTCGGGCGCCCAGCTTAGGGGGTTTGCAACGCACGCCACCGAAAAGAGGAGTACCGAAGGATCCAGAGGCGGATAGCGTCGGTCTCCTCTCCGAAAAGGCTTGCCGCAGCGAGGCGATCGAGACGGAAGAAATGGCTgccattagggttagggttttcttTCCTCGGAAGAGGGTGGGAGAGTTCTAGGGTCTGATATGGCTCCTCGTCGTCGTCGCGGGTGACGGGAAAGAGGAACCCCGCGGAAACCGCATTTCGAAAAGGGTTAAgtggaaagagaagaggagcGGAAGAGGGAGTAGCGGTCAGAAAGTGAAGTCTTATCCGGTATACCAAGAAAGTGACCCATCCAGTAGTTTGTGGACACGTACCCATACTCTTCACTCACGACTCACAAGcaccttattttttaattttgttttttCGTGAATTTTAGTGGCGAGGACGGAGGACGAGGAATAatcgaagaaaagaaaaagaaagaaacaaaagagtATGATGTATAATTTAGCATcgagggctttttttttttttttttttttttttttgaaatgtgaCCGAAACTCTGGATTTTATGTTTTAGGGCACCGTCAAAGTTGCCACCTCTGACGGACAACCTGTGCCAAGGTGATTTGACGTACCGATTTTTTTGCTCAAGGTGGAATGGCGGAGGGATTTCTAAAATAATTAGAATATAATGTCTACCTCCATATGCGACAATAttgataatattaaaatattaattactaAATGCAGTTTTGTACATTGATTATAATATCTAATAATAATGAAAATAGTAAAACATAGATAATATATCTTAATGTAATTGATGCAACCAGAGAATAGTATAATAAATTagtttatcaaaataaataaatattatatatatatatatatatatatatatatatatatatatatatatatatatattattgacgcagaatttcgtcgaagtcagagaagctggagctagGATGACCGcagccaccatcgggacctgcaaggaaagtctaaaccggagttggaggtgctccgacaagaccctccgacgctcaagtcagtactctgcttcaacaaaatagagtgctcgagtgaaaattttagcaaagtttcgaaatagaattttgagcttagagaagaacgtatctaagggtccctttttatagacggagagcgtaactgattgacagcgacgtctgtaaccgtctggtagtgggttgTTCAGAGccgcgcggagtttgttacggagagtagtggcatcaggggccgttcagggccacgtagagtttgttatggagagtggagtggtgtccgttgtcgcgacttgccagggagtggagcaaggtagtggcccttgtcgtggcttgcctGAGAGTCCGGATCTGTccgctgaagctcggctgggatgtctgatggagcaaaaCTGCTCTCTATCTTGTCgacctaggagaagctcggatgttccgaggttgCCGACGAGTCTGCGGTTGTCGGACGCCTCGGGCGCTGgcgctacaggcgggagtcatctgctgcagaagctcggatggagattttcttgttgacgaagttcggtaggagtccgattactggagaagttcgtctgggatttgcctgatgtggaaactCGTCTGAAGGTTATCCGCCGGAAAAATCTAGttttatgaagaatctggcggaggatcGACCGACGATGGACCTCGGCTAGCATtgggggaggttcggcagacaccagaGACGATCGGCCATCGTAGAGACCCAGCTGCTGAAGTCCGTCTGTTGCAGAAGCTcgtttggaatccatccgctgtggaagttcggacggagtctgattcttgcagaaggccgaaaggaggccgcttattgtaggagctcggacgaggatcagttgtcgtggaaactCAGAGTAGCgtcctggctggtggagcctgtcccattgtagaagcttgtCCGGAACCCATCCGCTAtggagaagctcggctgaagtctacctgtcatagaagttcggaaggaatttgtttacagtagaggctcgaatggaattcgcttacagtagatatccaaagTAGACCGCCTACaataggagttcggctctcgcaggagctcggttggaattcgaaaagcggtcgaccaccgtagaaacttggatggagtctggttactgtaggaatctcgttgtcggaggagctcggatattgacgaagtttggAAGGAGTTCGAAGTAGGGTCGTCGCAGCTGGAAGAAGTCCAGAAGGGATTCGGAggatagttgattactgtagaaggtcggctgatagtgaggcccaaaGAGCCTTCGGGGCGGCCACGTAGATGAAtgcagaagctcattgtcggaaaagtccagacggtcgaggggggttcagagagacgccacacaaggtcggaagccggaaaagtcctggaaggatcggtcttttacgaacttcgactgggggtattttatatccaacaccagtcctcctactttcgagttcgaatttcgaatgaagtacagagaaattctcacagtcAAAATTGCCCCTCCTCGATTTCTGCACTCGGTGGTTGCCAAATATTTTGATGTTCGGCACGCTGGtattggagccttttcgaaaaattttttttctttttggaattctcgctggagcgctgctctaggtacggtgcaataatggttttattaattgtcggccaccttcagccgcttgccaTGGTGAATGGGCCATGCGGCGGTCatggactggccagaggagtcctgcagtcattattgcaccggaccccgtcgcctatttaagcccgcctccccccttcggggatctcactttgcacgggagtttcttcggtcctcCCTTCTTGGCCTTAGACGTCCTTCGAGTCGtcctcatctctgcatccctgCATCCCTCAGACCAGCATAGGTTAGCCCAGAACTTTCTCTACTTCCGCGGTTTCGTTTACAGACTGTGCCGATCttccttcgttgcagatatggacgcGGACTTGGCTCGGATGTTAACccagagtctcaaagcccacaagcgggaaggcgctgcaactttcgagttagcgaagaaggcgagggtagaagggACAGATCCGGCCGTATTTCGCCTTGATTGCCCAGAGCCTGCGCTTATGCACATCTTTGACCGCCGAGTGCTTTCCGGTGTGCGTCATTGTGTGgggaaacctgacctcagaaagaaggtcatgcccgccgtcactatAAGggagaacctgacctcagaaagaaggtaatgcctgccgtcattgtgaggcagcggaAACCATGGCGCGGaaaagatggcgtctacatgtactttaaagataatgctagagtaattgctgatccgaaaggggggctggaagaagaagtcaggtacttaaagtaatcctcgacgatggcCGGAATCGAAAGTtcaaagtctgatgaagccgagcttccttagagcttttttttttttggtatggcttgtcgctttttcttcttcttttttgtattaggacgagattgtaggggtgtaaaggagttgctgaggggcttttcccttcatccgGTCTCAAATGACTAGATCTTCGCTTGTGTCAgaataaggttctcctcctgttcctgtcataatcaatttcagctcatgttaggacgaggtcggCTAGTgcaggcaagtagaggactaccgaaggaaactCAAGACAGCGACTGacaaagttgcccgccttcagagatagttgtctgagagagtccagcctgcctctgcacaaggctccgacgagtcccgctccttgagggggaccatggcagaactatctgtggcccttgggcgggaggaggccgaactgcagcggtagAAGATTcaactggtccacgagcagcaggtggtcaaagatgccgaggcggagtccgaagtcctgaggaggaggcttcgagagtcggaggacgAGAGCCGGCGCTTCCACCAGGtgtaccgggatatgctgctgagaaagatgaaactagaggaagaagttaaaaacttaaggcaatccataGTAAGGACCgagaccgagagctcgaagtcggaagaaactgggcttccttagagcctctcttttttttttttatctttccatgtattctttttcttttcttgtcatttctttcttttttttttggccttcaaggctttgcaaTATATACTTCaccaataaaataaaaagaaaattttttattaccttgtccattctggtattaagtggttgtttaccgaacttcttttgtcttccatcttgttcgatgtcaacattgtttgaaggttcctaatTATCGCTGTATTGATTTGTCCTTTTTGTTTATGACCGTAGGtcctttcgaggccattcgagtttgacacttcctcccggtgctcgagcttaggggcccgaacttctcgttaccttgagaaaATCGATTTTTTCTTGGCCTATGCTGAGTTCCCTctcagagactgagggtttttgataagagtctcttTTCTCGTTGAGACGAGATCCCTTATGTCTCTGATGTAGTctatttttcacttatcactggtgtagtttgtcatttttctttttctcttcctccttttttgtgttcgagtgaggatttttcctctgctcctaacggggttgtgggagcatagaggagccgttgaggagacttTCCTCTCCGTCCGGTCTTGATTGACTAGGTCtccatttgtgtcaggacgaggtcctccttttgctcccgacggtcgatttcagctcatgttaggacgaggttctccttccattcctaacagagctgtgggggcacgtaagggccgctacaagggcttctccccccttccgatctttaagtaaccggaccttcgactttactcaagttaggacgaggtactcctgctgttcctaacagggctgtgggggcacataagggccattgcaagggtctctccctccatccgatctttaagaaatcggaccttcgactttgctcatgttaggatgaggttctcttcctattcctacaaggctgtgggggcacataagggccgttgcaaggacctctcccttcatccgatctttaagaaatcggaccttcgactttgctcaagttaggacgaggttctcctcctgttcctaacaaggctgtgggggcacataagggtcgttgcaagggcctctccccccatccgatctttaagaaatcgggccttcaactttgctcatgttaggacgaggttctcctcctattcctaacaagactgtgggggcacataaggaccgttgcaagggcctctcccccatctggtctttaagaaatcgggccttcaactttgctcatgttaggatgaggttctcctcctgttcctaacaaggctgtgggggcacataaaggccgttgcgagggcctctctcctcatccgatctttaagaaatcgggccttcgactttgctcatgttaggacgaggttctcctcctattcctaacaagactgtgggggcacataagggccgttgcaagggcctctcccccatctggtctttaagaaatcgggccttcgactttgctcatgttaggatgaggtttttctcctgttcctaacgcgcttaatttcatttgtatgggagagttactttctgtcgttataagctcatgctaaaagaaaaatatgcaaatatgaaatttttatttaagacaaagctattgataatacattcgtaaatttttcgaatttcatggtcgcggaaggtctgctccctgtcggggtcctcctgagatggagttgataattccaatcagaggccgatcttcaggctgctcctcccttcttggcggctccgactgcggcagggccctagatcgatcttctctaccttcaggtcggcatcgaatgaatctgtcgagccgacctcttctgatgagctcctcgatctcgtctcggagctgaatacactcctccgtatcatggttgtggtcacaatgatagagacagaatttgtttgggttgtgcTTTCCGgagtgcgagcgcatcctttccgactttggcagctgctccctaacctccatcagcacttgagtttttgatgcgttgagaggggcgtagctgtggaatctttcggggggagagctccatcgaactctgtggtccgggcttctctactTGCGAGCTTGGGGAGGAGTCCGGACACGCCTGTGTTTGGAGGAGTTCaagaacgcggccgagcttcactcagccctttttcaactgcgggcttgctggagtctcctgcctgtcgctccttcgcggtctcctcatccttcatcttgaaggcttcttctactcaggcatacccttcggcccgagccagcaaatcagcaaagtccctgggattcttctttttcaggaaaaacagaagatcgttcttttgaagaccgcccttcagggcggccatcgcgatcgattggtccaagtttcagacctccaatgcgacgacattgaaacggttgacgtaagctcggatggattttccctccttttgcttgatgttgatgagggactccgaacctctccggggacgccggctgctaacaaaatgagccacaaactggtggctcatctgatcaaaggagaagatggtacccgacttcagtgccgaatatcagttccttactgctcccttcagagtggatggaaaagctcggcataggatggcgtttgacgcgccatggagcagcatcattgttcgaaaggtctccaggtggtcaaccggatccgaggtcccgtcatagctttcgaattgggggagcttgaagtttggcgggatcggttcctgcatgatcatttaagagaaaggagggtcagtacagatatcctcaccataagcagggggagcatgacagagctcttcgatccgtcggttcatctcctggagcctttgatccaggaggtcctctcgattgtgaGTCTCGAAGGTCTTCCGGCAGAATGAAGGTAGGGATCCTTCGGGAGTAAAATCGTGATCAGACCGAGGGCtttccaccctcggattcccctttccggggaagacagggcgactggcccaagtggcccgcccaactgtcggattttggaactccgacgatgctctttccaaccgcactgatgcctgcagctattgctactgctg
Protein-coding regions in this window:
- the LOC105032175 gene encoding protein THYLAKOID FORMATION1, chloroplastic, which gives rise to MAAISSVSIASLRQAFSERRPTLSASGSFGTPLFGGVRCKPPKLGARMAVRCLAASSDVPPTVAETKLNFLKSYKRPIPSIYNSVLQELLVQHHLMRYKRTYQYDAVFALGFVTVFEQLMEGYPGNDDRDAIFSAYIQALKEDPEQYRCDAQKLEEWARAQNANTLVDFSSREGEVEDILKNISERAQGKGNFSYSRFLAIGLFRLLELANATEPTILEKLCAALNINKRSVDRDLDVYRNLLSKLVQAKELLKEYIDREKKKREEKVESQKANEAITKCMGDFHYAGQ